In the genome of Paenibacillus pabuli, the window GACGTAATCTCCTTTTCTGCCTCATATAGCTGCCCTGTTAAACAAGAGCGTTTCATTTTCATTCCCACCACAATGGCGGAGCTAATATTCGCATTTGTTTTGTGTTGCATTGTTTTGCATTTGTAAAGTGAACCTATCTTCTACGGACAACGCCGTCAACATTCATAGGAAAACATCAACGCCAACCATTATATTATACTAGGCCCTTCTCCTTCAAACTTACGTACGTTCCATCTCCAATAATAATGTGATCCAGCACATCTATGCCAACAATTGCACCGGCCTCAATCAGTCTTTTGGTTATTTGAATGTCCTCTGGACTAGGCGTAGGATCACCACTGGGATGGTTGTGTGCGCACACAATAGAGGCACTGCTGCATTTGATGGCAGCTCGGAACACTTCACGCGGATGTACTATCGAAGCGTTAAGGCTACCCATGGAGAGTGTTTCCTGGGCAATAATGTGGTTTTTGCTATTCAGGAAAAGACACACAAAGTGTTCCTTCTGCAAGTAACGCAGTTGTTCGGTAAGAATATCGGCAGCATCACGAGGAGTACGGATTGAAGTTGACTGTGTAAGTCTGCTCTTCGCAATCCGATGACCAAGCTCAATGCTCGCTTTTAGCTGTACAGCCTTGGCCATGCCGATTCCCTTCATCGAAGTCAGTTCTTCCAGGCTGAAATCCATCAACGAGCGAATTCCACCCGCTTCAGTCAGAATCCGCTGTGCCATATGCACTGCGGATTCCTGTCTTGTACCTGTTCGAAGTAAGATCGCCAGCAATTCAGCATGGCTTAAGGCGCCCGCCCCATATTCCATCATGCGTTCTCTCGGGCGTTCTTCCTGGGGGATGTCGCGCATCATATATTGAGGCGACTCCATATATTCCCTCTTTTCAGATCGTCAATTGCTGAATTTCATGTACGTGGCAGTACATGTATGCCGAATCCATCCAACATATCGCTAAGCAAGGACAGCGGTAAGCCAACCACGTTGAAATAACATCCTTCAACACGTTCTATCAATGAAGCACCAATGCCCTGAATGGCATATGATCCTGCCTTGTCCGAAGGCTCCCCGGTCTGAACATACGCACGAATCGTAGCTTCAGACAATTCCTTCATCGTTACATCAGTCTGCCGATACTGAACCATGGATTGTCCATTACTTGCATCAATACAAGCTACTCCCGTGAAAACACGGTGTACACGACCCTGTAGACGGGTTAACATACGTTCAGCGTCCGCTTCGTCTACGGGTTTACCGAGAATATCGCCGTCCAGAACGACAACAGTATCACTACCAACAATAACAGCATCCTGTTCACGGCCTTCCAGTCCGCGATAAACAGCTAGCGCCTTACGCATCGCAAGTTCCTGTACCGTCTGTTCAGGAGTCCATTCCGGCGGTGTATCTTCATCGGCGTGACTTGGTATTACTTCAAAAGCTAGATGGAGTGATGCGATCAGTTCTTTACGCCGTGGCGAAGTGGAAGCCAGAATAATGCGACGTTGTTGTGTTCTATCCAAAATAACCGGCCCCTTATGCTACGGCGACATCCTATCGGATCACGCTAGTAGATATCATTTTTTTTAGTTTCTTCGTCAAAATTCGTCATTCTCCTATAACCTGCGATACAGCCATACAGCAGCAATAATACCAATCAGACTTAGGAGGCTCATTTGAAATTGAAGTGAAATATCATAACTGATAATATCCAGATCAGCCTGCGGAGACCAACGAATGGTCGTGGCTTTTGTTAGAAAGGCAACGGCCTTTACAGGCTGCAGTGCCTTGGCGATCCACGCACCGGCCAGCCAGCCGAGCAGCAGAAACAGCAATAACATGCCGAAGTTTTTTTTCATCGGTGATCTTCCCTCGCCATTTTTTGACACCCACATTATTATACGGGGTTTTGTACGTCAATACAAACACAAATCCGGCAAGGGGAACTATTTCCAGTTCCTTGCCGGATAGGGATTTCAAGGCTGTGTTATGGGAAAGGGCGGATTACTGTTTTATCGCTTCAAGCCATTTTTTTTGCTGTAATACATATTCCATCAGATCAGACTGCACAGACCACATATGCACATTAGCGGGATTTTTGTTGTATTCGGCGAGTGCGGTTACCGCACTATTCATTGATTTCTCCATCGCCGATACATACGGTTGTACGTCTGTACCCAGACCGGGTGCAATACTATTCAAACTGTTCAGCCAGAGTTCATGTTGGTTCTGTAGTGCGGTCATCGTTTCGGTTGAGACCGCTTCAGGAACAGACTGGCCGAGTTGCTGGATCGAAAGGGTAGACAGTTGCTCAACCAGAGCTGATCCGCTCGCAAAGAAATGCTGCACATCCTCTGCTTTTCCGCCAAATACTGTCGGGTTCACTTCAGGGTTGACGATTTCCTTGACGTACAGTTCCACACCTTCGGCCTTAAGCCTTGAGCTGAGCAGCTTGGCCTCCTCACGGTCAGCCGAAATACCTGCGTATACCCTATTACCATCCTCCGGATCAGAACCTGCGGCAATGCCTGCTTGAGACAGTTCCACCTTCGCCTGTTCAGCGCGTTCAGGAGAACTGAATACACCATATTGCAGTGCATAATAGCTGCCGCCTGTAGTCGTTGCCACGGTCTGCTGTTCCGAACCAGCCACTCCCTCTTGACCTGTTACAGCAGAAACCGCCTGATTCGCGGGAATCTTGCCTCCAGGATCTACCGCCCCTTCCCGATTAAAAAAAGAAAGAATAACCATGCCGAAGAGGGCCCCGGTTACAAGCGCACCCGTTACTGAACCAATCATTTTCCACCCCCTCGGGGGACGATTTCGCTTATAAGAGTAGTTTGCACTTTCTGCAAGCCAATCATGACCACCATAATGCTCGTCTATCCTGTTCTCGTCCTCATCTCCCGGATATGCAGTAAACTGATTATAACTGTATCCCGGCTCATCAAGTTTCGAATCCTTGTCCGTTCTTTGGTAAGGTTCAGGTACAGTGGAGCCTGTTAGCGTCGTCTCTCCCCAGTCACCGGGAATATCCTCTGGTGTCCATGAAGGCGTTGTATTCAACTGCGTTGGTGTTGGCATTGGACTTTGCGAAATATCTTCACTCAAAGCGGCAAATGTGCTGGATGTGTTTATCCCCTTGTTTTCAGGCTTGTCCGACTCGTTATCCCCAAAGCGAAACGTCATTCTAGCATTGCTCACCCCGTACCCTCTCCTTTGTCCCATTTATAACAGCTATATGCGGAGAGAACCTGAAACATTCCATCTCAAACAAAAAAACCGCCTGCTTCGAAATGAAGTCAGACGGTTCATGAATGTATTTATTTCAACCCTTTGGCAAGTGTATCGCCAACTTTCCAGATATCACCTGCGCCCATCGTGAGCACAAGATCGCCTGGTTGAAGACGGTTCTGCAAATCTGCAACAACTTCTTCCTTTGTCGGCAGATAACGCGCAGAAGCATTGCTGTTTTGAACGATGAGTTCAACCAGTCTAGCCGAGTGAACACCTTCAATCTGTTTTTCGCCCGCAGGAGAATAGATGTCGGTAATGAGAACCTCATCCGCTTCTGCAAAGGCACGACTGAACGCATCCAGCAGGAAGAACGTACGTGTATAACGTTGGGGCTGGAATACCGCAATGATACGTTTCCCCGTTGCTTTGGCCGCACTGATGGTAGCCTCAATCTCGGTCGGATGATGCGCATAGTCATCAATAATCAATATATCACGCGCCTCGCCCAGTACCTGAAATCTGCGTTTCGCCCCATGGAACTGGATAATGGCAGCCGTAATTTTCTCAAATGGAATACCTGCTTCCAGACAGGTAATGACCGTAGCCATCGCATTATATACGTTATGTTTACCTGGAACGGACAACTCCACCGTACCCAACGCATTGCCCTGATGGCTCATCGTAAAGGAAATTCGGCGGTCACCAAGCACGATATCTGTTGCCGTATAGTCAGCAGCATAATCAATGCCATATGTGGTCACCCGTGATTTCAGCTCTGGCAAAATGGCTTGCACATTCTCATCGTCAGCACACACAATGGCCGTGCCTTCTGGACGAATCTGACTCAGGAATTGCACATAAGCTTTTTTAAGCTCTTCAAAATCACCGTTATAGTTCTCCAGATGATCCGCTTCAATATTCGTCACAATACCAAGCCAAGGGTGATACTGCAAAAATGAGCCGTCGCTCTCGTCTGCCTCGGCAACGACCCAATCGCCTTGGCCTGCCTTGGCGTTGGTACCTACATTCATGATTTCCCCGCCAATGATGTATGTCGGGTCTGTATCACATTTATCCATAACGAGTGCAATCATGGATGACGTGGTTGTTTTCCCATGAGCCCCCGCTACAGCCACACCCTTGCGCTCATTAAGCAAACGTGCGAGCATCTGTGCGCGATGCAGAATCGGGATGTTCAGCTGCTCGGCTGCCACCCGCTCCACATTATCAGCAGGAGCTGCTGTAGAGTAGACTACCAGATCTGCCCCATTTACGTGCTCTGCCGTATGTCCGATATATATTTTCGCTCCCTTGGCTGCCAACTTCTCAGTTAACTCCTGTGAAGCAACATCCGATCCGGTAACGGTGTATCCCATCTCAAGCATAACTCTCGCGATGGCACTCATGCCATATCCGCCAATCCCTATAAAATGAACGTGTTCCGATGTATTTAACAAAACTTTCACCAACCTTTTTCAGAATCGGTTTGATGCAAAAGGGCTGCCCGCACATCTGCAATCAGGTACAATGTGCCGGACACCACCCCCAGATCTTCCGCTTCCGTCCGTGACTTCAATAGATCAAGTGCCTTTACCCATTCGGGTTCGACGATGATTTCCAGCTCCGGCTTCGCAATGTCGGGGCGTACCCGTTCGACGATCTGCAGCAATTCGGCTGCATCCATTTTGCGTCGGAAATCTGGCTCGGTCAGGATCAGCGTATCCACTAGTGGCAGTATATGCTGCAAATACGCTTCATGATGCTTATTCGCCAGCATGCCCATCATCAAAATTAACTTGTTGTGAGGATATACGTCGATAATGCTCTTGGCCAGCGATTCAGCCCCCTCCGGATTATGAGCTCCATCCAGAACAATGCGGGGCTGATCAACCACTTTCTCGAACCTTCCTGCCCAGAAGGCATGTTCCAGTCCAAGTGCAATATCTTCATCATCCAGCATAAATGCCATGTATTGGCGAAGCAACTCCAGTGCCATAAGTGCGCCCGCTGCATTGTCGCATTGATGTGCACCCTGCATGCGAATACGAACGTCCAGATCACGGAACGGTCCTGTAAAATGAAAAGATTGTCCGTTCTCATCACTGTCGAGTCTATGATAGGAGAAACGATCTCCCGCCAGATACACGGTTGAACGCAGCCGCTCTGCCGTCTCCTGGATCACCTTCACAGCTTCTGGCTGCGTGGCACAGGTAACAACGGGTACCCCCGCCTTAATAATGCCTGCTTTCTCTCCAGCAATCGCCTCAATCGTATCTCCCAGTACATCCGTATGGTCCATACCGATATTGGTAATGACCGATACCACGGGTGTAACAATATTCGTTACGTCCATCCTTCCCCCGAGCCCTGTCTCCCATACCACAATGTCCGGGTAACACTCTTCCGCATAATACAGAAGGGCGAGTGCCGTAGATACCTCAAACATCGTAGGTGATCCAAGGGGAGTCGAAGCCATCTCTTGAACCAAGGGATACAGGCGGTTCGAGAGTTTGAGCAATATCTCTTCCGGGATATCCTCACCGTTGTACTGAAAACGGTTTGTGAATTTGGTGATATACGGCGATGTGAACGTTCCAACATCATATCCCGCCTGAAGAAGCACTGACGTCAAAAAAGCGCAAGTCGAACCTTTGCCGTTCGTTCCCGCGACATGAATAAATTTGAGACGTTGGTGAGGATTGCCCAGCAATGACATTAATCCCTCAATTCGTTCCAATCCAGGTCGGATGCCAAAAGGAATAAGACCATTGATCCAGTTCACTGCCTCGTCATAGGTAAGTAAAGGAGATGCTATTTCTGTCCCGTTAAGTTCCGTCATATGATTCACCTTCGGTTTGAGTTTGGTTGAAAAAAGCGGCCGGATGGCGCATATACACTCCATCCGACCCGAATATATTAACCTTTCAGTTCCTTGATTCGTGCAATCACCTTATCCCGTTTATCGGAATAATCTGCTTGCTTGGCGCGCTCTTCCTCGATAACCTTGGCAGGAGCCTTGGCAACAAAGCCTTCGTTCGCCAGCTTTTTCTCCACACGGAGTACTTCGCCCTCAAGGTTCTGCAACTCTTTCTCCAGACGAGCCACTTCCTGATCAATATCAATAAGACCCGCCAGCGGCAAGTACAGCTCAGCCCCAGTAATGACAGCAGTCATAGCTTTATCCGGTGAGCTCAGATCCAGGCCGCTGTCGAACTCGGACGTATTACAGAAACGTTTGATGTAATGGCTGTTGCGTTCAATGATGCTGGACGTCTCTGCGTTGTTCGCTTTCACCATCAATTCAATTTTCTTGCTCATTGGTACGTTTACTTCTGCACGGATGTTTCGCACTGCACGAATGGTGTCCATAAGCAGGTTCATCTCGGCAACCGCTTCTGGGTTCTCCAGTGCAGGGTCATACACCGGCCAGGAAGCCAGCGTAATCGTCTCGCCTTCATGCGGCAGATGCTGCCAGATCTCTTCCGAAATGTAAGGCATGAACGGATGAATCAGGCGCATGGTCTGATCCAGCACATAAGCAAGCACGGATTGTGTTTTCTTCTTGGCAACCGGATCTTCCCCATAGAAGGACAACTTCGCAAATTCAATATACCAGTCACAAAGGTCATCCCAAATAAAGTTATACAGCAAACGGCCTGTTTCTCCAAATTCATACGCTTCGATTAGACGCGTAATATCGCGAGAAGTTTCGTTCAGGCGGTGCAAAATCCAGTAATCCGCAGTTCCGAGGTCCCCACTAATATCACGTTCTTCATAGGTGAACCCTTCCAGATTCATCAGGGCGAAGCGTGAAGCATTCCAGATTTTATTCGCAAAGTTACGAGCCTGTTCCACCCGTTCCCAACGGAAACGAAGATCCTGTCCCGGAGTGCTGCTGGTCGAAATCATATAACGCATCGCATCCGCGCCATATTTCTCAATAACATCCAGTGGATCAACACCATTACCTAGCGATTTGGACATCTTGCGTCCGTCTGCATCACGAACCAGACCGTGCATCAGCACATCCTTGAACGGAACCTCTTCCGTGAACTCCAGAGCGGTAAAGATCATGCGCGCCACCCAGAAATAAATAATGTCATACCCTGTTACGAGTACACTTGTCGGGTAATAACGTTTCAGATCTTCCGTGTCTTCCGGCCAGCCTAATGTAGAGAACGGCCATAATGCGGAGCTGAACCATGTATCCAGAACGTCTTCATCCTGTCTCAGCTTGCGTCCAGCGTATTCTGGCAATGTTGTCGGATCTTCAGCAGATACAATAATTTCTCCAGTGTCCTCGTCATACCAGGCAGGAATACGATGACCCCACCACAATTGACGAGAGATACACCAGTCACGAACATTTTCGATCCAGTTCAGATACGTTCTCTCGAAACGATCCGGAACAAAACGAACTCCTTCACCGCTTTGTTGCTTCTCAATCGCCTTCTCCGCGAGCGGCTTCATCTCAACAAACCACTGTGTTGATAAATACGGCTCAACGACAGCTCCCGTCCGTTCGCTGTGTCCAACCTGATGCGTATGATCCTCGATGTTGATCAATACGCCCAGTTCTTTCAGGTCTGCAACAATTTGCTTGCGGCAGTCGCTGCGATCCAGTCCCTGATATTTGCCTGCTTCGGCATTCATCGTACCCGTCTCATCCATCACCGTAATCTGTGGCAGATCATGGCGGAGACCCACTTCGAAGTCATTCGGATCATGAGCAGGCGTAATTTTCACGGCCCCACTTCCGAAATCTTTATCTACATACTCATCTGCAATAACCGGAATCTCACGGCCGATAATAGGCAGAACAAGCACCTTGCCAATCATGTCTGCGTAACGCTCATCCTTCGGATGAACAGCAACTGCTGTATCTCCCAGCATCGTCTCTGGGCGAGTTGTCGCTACTGTAACATAACCACTTCCGTCTTTGAGTGGGTAGCGAAGATGGTACAAATGACCCTGAACTTCTTTATATTCAACCTCAATGTCGGACAGTGCAGTCCGGTTCACCGGGTCCCAGTTAATAATTCGTTTGCCTCGGTAGATGAGGCCTTTTTCATACAATTGAACAAACACTTTACGTACAGCCTGGGACAGGCCTTCGTCCAGTGTAAAACGTTCACGCGAGTAGTCGAGCGATAATCCCATTTTGCCCCATTGCTGACGAATGGTTGTTGCATATTGTTCTTTCCAGTCCCAGACCTTCTCCAAGAACTTTTCGCGTCCCAAATCATAACGAGTCTGGCCTTCTTCACGCAATTTTTGCTCCACTTTGGTTTGGGTAGCAATACCTGCATGGTCGGAGCCCGGCAGCCACAGTGCATCATAGCCCTGCATCCGCTTGGTACGAATCAGAATATCCTGCAGTGTGAAATCGAGCGCATGCCCGATATGAAGCATTCCGGTTACATTTGGAGGTGGGATTACAATCGTATAAGGTTCAGCATCTTTACGCTGACCCGCCTTGAAATATCCATTTTCCATCCAAGTGGAATACCATTTTTGTTCCGCAGCTTTCGGATCATATGTGGTTGGCATTTCTGTTGCAGCTGAATTTTTTTGTTCAGACATGTGTCATTCCTCCGTTACTTATTCATCATCGCCAAAAAACAAAAAAACCTTTCATCCATCAAAGGACGAAAGGTTAGCTTTCGCGGTACCACCTTTGTTTCACGCAGATAGAAAGACAGACTGCCCCTTCTGTACTTACGTGACACTTCAAGCAGATAACGGCTGCGACCGGCCCATCCTACCTCAGGTATGAATGACAATAAAGCTTACTCATCCCTTGTATTCAAACAGGCAACTCCCGGGCGACTTCGATCAGTTGGTTCCTACGGAATTTCCCAGCGCTACAATCCCGCTCTCTGAAAGGTCATACTGTCTACTACTCCCGTTCCACGTTGTTCTTCAAAAAACCTAAACACATCATACCCTGCCCGTGCCCGATAGTCAACCTGACAACAGCGGAAAAAGCGCGCTGCAATGCATGTTGTGGGCGGACAAAGCAAAAACCCGCCATCCTCAAGGGATCACGGGTCGAAATGGACATTGAAGCTTCGTACAGATTAAGGGATATATAGGATCTGCCCTTCTTCCACAACCTGTTCCGATAACCGGTTATATAACTGGAGCTCTCTGGTACTTAACTGATATCGATCTGCAATGGTATCCAAAGTCTCTTCACGTTGTACAATACATAATTTCACCTTGCGGAACGGGGTCTGATCTACAATGGTGCCGAGAAACAGATTCTTCCACTCTACATCATCAGGCTGGAATGTTTCTTCCTGTGGGACTCCGGCAAGCGCCTCTTGCTCCCGTTCTGTTTCCGCCTCTCGTGTTACTCTGCCCGATGATAACAAGGAGGAGATGCCCACGCCCTCTTGCTGTTTGGGTGCAGACTCTTTCTTACTGCCAAAAGCAACCTTGAGCTCCGGCTTGTCTTCCGTCTCTGCCACAGGTTCAGGGATAAAAGCTTCATTTTCGGCAGACTCATTCGTGTCCGATGCTTCAAGTGGAGGGATGTCTCCTTTCGAAACTTCCGGTTCCGATGCTGCAAATACATCCTGCCAGTTCTCTGACTGCGAACTTGTCTGGGCATCTGCTAACGCCTGATCCTCCAGCTTTGGTTCCGATCGGGCAGATTCAAAATGCCATACTTCCGGTGCTGCCGGTTCATCTGAAGGCTGTGCGTCCAGCTTTGACTCGGCATGATCCGAATTCCTTAAGTTCGTATGTAAGGTCTCGACAGAAGGCTCGGACCAAACAGACGACTCTTCAGCCAGAGGAAGCAAAGGCTCAGACTCAGGGTAAGAAGCCAACCTGTCGGCTGTCTCCGCCAAAAAAGACGAAACTGGAGAAGGGGAATCGGACAACTCATTCGCTTGCGCTTCATCCTCCTGGTCCCTCAAGGACGAGGACTCTTCGTTTTCAGCTAATATTTGGCTTTGCTCTGCATTCCCATCCCCTTGCTGCCAGGATTGAAACTGTTCGGGAGAAGCCTGAAATAGATGCTCCCGCTGTAACTCCTCTTCGCTCCGTTGGAGCAGATATTCCTGAGCAAATACATTGGGAGAGCTGACTGTCTGCTCTGTTTCAACGGAACGGTCGCCCTGCCGAGGGTCGGGTGAGTGTACAACGGTAAACTCATCCGCTGACCAGGCCTGCGGTTCCTCCACCGGAAATCCCTCTATACCCCGAAGCGACAATACGCCTGTAATGTTCAGACTTCGGTTGGATAATAAATCGACATCAAAATTCTCGATCTCAATGGAAATATCCTCAAGCGATCTTACCCGGTTCAGGGGTACCGTGATCTCCACCGGGATAAAATGTTTGAGTTCCTCCGAGATTTCGTTCTCTCCCCGATACGCACCTGTTAACAAAAGATGGCCTCGCAATGTTGCATGATCATCCTGACCTATCACCTGAATGCGGGGATATAACTCAATTTCCTCCAGCTCCTCAATTGCAGGGACTCCCTCTGACAAATGAACGCGCTCATAAATATCGAACCGTAAACCATAAGGTTGATTCAACAAAGGTGGCGTCCTCCTTTCGGCATATGTTCACCATGATCCTTCTCATGGGACTGATCCATGGTCCAAATCCTTCGTTACCCCATCTATATGCCTTGAATGAGAAGAGCATGCCACCTTTTATGCAAATCTTCCCAGTTTATTGGTCCTTGCTTTCCCGCCCTGCCAGTTGTTCGAAATCCGGCGGCCAAGGGTCAGCCACCTCAATTCGTGCCCCTGTGAGCGGATGACTAAAACTCAGTGTCTCCCCATGAAGCGCCTGCCGACCAATAGAATCCCTTCTGCCTCCATATAACTCATCTCCAACTAGGGGATGACCTACATAACTTAAATGTACTCGAATCTGGTGCGTGCGTCCTGTATCCAGTGTTAGCCGGATAAGGGTAGACCTATCCCACACCTCCACAATCTCCACATGGGTTACAGCGTCCTGCCCACCTTCAGATACACGCCTGCGTTGCTTGTGATGTCTGTCCTTCCCAATTGGAGCATCAATTGTATTCAACTCCGTGGATATCTGACCATCAGCTATGGCGACGTAATGGCGTCCAATATCTTTACGCCGCATCGCTTCATCCAGTTTGGTGAGGGCAAAAGCATTTTTGGCATATAATACAGGCCCAGTCGTGTCCTCATCCAGACGGTGAACATGACGTACATTTGCCTGAATCCCATTCATTTCGTAGTAGGAGGCAACCGCATGATCCAGGGTAATCGATTGATCCGTCCGGCTCCCATCGGGATGAAGCTTCATTCCGGCCGGTTTATGCACGACCAGACAGAAGTCATCCTCATACAGGACATCGATTTCCGCCCAACGCGGTTCAACATCAATCGGCTGAGACGCAAAAAGGGCCAGCCGAAGCCGGTCCCCTGCCAGTTGTATGCCCTGATTCGTCTTTAGCTGGCGCAACATTTTCTCTGGTAAACGAAGTTCAGACAAGAGCCATTGCTCTGCAGCCGTTTGCCTGTCTGAACTGCCTGTCACCGCTTTGCCTGGCATCAGCTCAAGCCATTCCCCACGGCGTTTCCAACTTTTAATGGTCATAATGATTGAAGAGCCTTACGATTCGCCTCGATTGTATCGTCAATATCCTGCTCCGTATGCACACCAGAGACAAACATGCCTTCGTATTGGGAAGGTGCAACACTTACACCCTGATCAATCATGGCCGCAAAATAACGGCGGAATTGATCCAGATTGCTTTCTTTAGCAATATCATAATTCGTAACCGGAACAGCACTGAAAAATGGACAAACCATCGAACCAACACGGTTAATTGTTATGGCTACACCTGTCTCTGCTGCATTCTTTTCAAACCCGGCCTGCAAGCGTGCGGACAGCACCTCCAGACGGTCATAGACCTCCGGTGTCAACAATTTGAGCGTGGTGTATCCTGCTGCCATAGCAAGCGGATTACCGCTCAGCGTACCAGCCTGATAGATCGGTCCTGTCGGAGCTATCTGTTCCATCAGATCACGTCTGCCGCCATAAGCGCCTACCGGAAGCCCTCCACCGATGACTTTACCCAGACAAGTCAGGTCAGGTGTAACACCGAATCGCCCCTGTGCACAGTTTAAACCTACACGGAAACCGGTCATGACTTCGTCAAAAATGAGCAGACTGCCGTATTGAGACGTCAAACTGCGCAAGCCTTCAAGGAAACCCGGAACGGGCGGAACAACGCCCATATTACCTGCAACAGGTTCCACAATGACGGCTGCCAGTTCTTCCCCATAACGTTCAAAAGCAAGCTTCACCGATTCCAGGTCATTGTATGGAACCGTAATCGTATTAAGGGCTACACCTTCTGGAACACCAGGGCTGTCAGGAAGGCCTAGTGTTGCTACACCAGATCCCGCTTTGATTAGTAAGCTGTCAGCATGCCCGTGGTATGACCCTTCAAATTTCAAAATTTTACTGCGTCCTGTTACGCCACGTGCCAGCCGAATCGCACTCATGGTTGCTTCCGTACCGGAATTCACCATTCGTACAATATCGATCGAAGGTACACGCTCACAGACCAGTTTAGCCATTTCTGTCTCCAGCAGCGTTGGTGCACCAAAACTTGTTCCTTTAAGAGCTGTCTCCCGCAAAGCTTCTACCACGTCAGGATGTGCATGTCCCATAATGAGCGGACCCCAGGATCCGACATAATCAATAAAAGCATTGCCGTCAATATCATAGATTTTGGAGCCTTCTCCGCGCTCTGCATAGATTG includes:
- the hemL gene encoding glutamate-1-semialdehyde 2,1-aminomutase, whose protein sequence is MTAQQGTRRNDERSRSAFEEAKQYIPGGVNSPVRAFKSVGLTPIYAERGEGSKIYDIDGNAFIDYVGSWGPLIMGHAHPDVVEALRETALKGTSFGAPTLLETEMAKLVCERVPSIDIVRMVNSGTEATMSAIRLARGVTGRSKILKFEGSYHGHADSLLIKAGSGVATLGLPDSPGVPEGVALNTITVPYNDLESVKLAFERYGEELAAVIVEPVAGNMGVVPPVPGFLEGLRSLTSQYGSLLIFDEVMTGFRVGLNCAQGRFGVTPDLTCLGKVIGGGLPVGAYGGRRDLMEQIAPTGPIYQAGTLSGNPLAMAAGYTTLKLLTPEVYDRLEVLSARLQAGFEKNAAETGVAITINRVGSMVCPFFSAVPVTNYDIAKESNLDQFRRYFAAMIDQGVSVAPSQYEGMFVSGVHTEQDIDDTIEANRKALQSL
- a CDS encoding valine--tRNA ligase; the protein is MSEQKNSAATEMPTTYDPKAAEQKWYSTWMENGYFKAGQRKDAEPYTIVIPPPNVTGMLHIGHALDFTLQDILIRTKRMQGYDALWLPGSDHAGIATQTKVEQKLREEGQTRYDLGREKFLEKVWDWKEQYATTIRQQWGKMGLSLDYSRERFTLDEGLSQAVRKVFVQLYEKGLIYRGKRIINWDPVNRTALSDIEVEYKEVQGHLYHLRYPLKDGSGYVTVATTRPETMLGDTAVAVHPKDERYADMIGKVLVLPIIGREIPVIADEYVDKDFGSGAVKITPAHDPNDFEVGLRHDLPQITVMDETGTMNAEAGKYQGLDRSDCRKQIVADLKELGVLINIEDHTHQVGHSERTGAVVEPYLSTQWFVEMKPLAEKAIEKQQSGEGVRFVPDRFERTYLNWIENVRDWCISRQLWWGHRIPAWYDEDTGEIIVSAEDPTTLPEYAGRKLRQDEDVLDTWFSSALWPFSTLGWPEDTEDLKRYYPTSVLVTGYDIIYFWVARMIFTALEFTEEVPFKDVLMHGLVRDADGRKMSKSLGNGVDPLDVIEKYGADAMRYMISTSSTPGQDLRFRWERVEQARNFANKIWNASRFALMNLEGFTYEERDISGDLGTADYWILHRLNETSRDITRLIEAYEFGETGRLLYNFIWDDLCDWYIEFAKLSFYGEDPVAKKKTQSVLAYVLDQTMRLIHPFMPYISEEIWQHLPHEGETITLASWPVYDPALENPEAVAEMNLLMDTIRAVRNIRAEVNVPMSKKIELMVKANNAETSSIIERNSHYIKRFCNTSEFDSGLDLSSPDKAMTAVITGAELYLPLAGLIDIDQEVARLEKELQNLEGEVLRVEKKLANEGFVAKAPAKVIEEERAKQADYSDKRDKVIARIKELKG
- a CDS encoding RluA family pseudouridine synthase yields the protein MTIKSWKRRGEWLELMPGKAVTGSSDRQTAAEQWLLSELRLPEKMLRQLKTNQGIQLAGDRLRLALFASQPIDVEPRWAEIDVLYEDDFCLVVHKPAGMKLHPDGSRTDQSITLDHAVASYYEMNGIQANVRHVHRLDEDTTGPVLYAKNAFALTKLDEAMRRKDIGRHYVAIADGQISTELNTIDAPIGKDRHHKQRRRVSEGGQDAVTHVEIVEVWDRSTLIRLTLDTGRTHQIRVHLSYVGHPLVGDELYGGRRDSIGRQALHGETLSFSHPLTGARIEVADPWPPDFEQLAGRESKDQ
- a CDS encoding LysM peptidoglycan-binding domain-containing protein; protein product: MLNQPYGLRFDIYERVHLSEGVPAIEELEEIELYPRIQVIGQDDHATLRGHLLLTGAYRGENEISEELKHFIPVEITVPLNRVRSLEDISIEIENFDVDLLSNRSLNITGVLSLRGIEGFPVEEPQAWSADEFTVVHSPDPRQGDRSVETEQTVSSPNVFAQEYLLQRSEEELQREHLFQASPEQFQSWQQGDGNAEQSQILAENEESSSLRDQEDEAQANELSDSPSPVSSFLAETADRLASYPESEPLLPLAEESSVWSEPSVETLHTNLRNSDHAESKLDAQPSDEPAAPEVWHFESARSEPKLEDQALADAQTSSQSENWQDVFAASEPEVSKGDIPPLEASDTNESAENEAFIPEPVAETEDKPELKVAFGSKKESAPKQQEGVGISSLLSSGRVTREAETEREQEALAGVPQEETFQPDDVEWKNLFLGTIVDQTPFRKVKLCIVQREETLDTIADRYQLSTRELQLYNRLSEQVVEEGQILYIP